From the genome of Desulfovibrio sp. JY:
GCACAGCTTCATCTTGTGTGGTTGTCCACTTTTTGTCGTTTCAACTGCCGCAATAAACGGAATTTTTCCTGGGGCACCACGTCCACGTTTCCCACCACGTCGTTTACCGCCAAGGTAAGCATCGTCCATCTCTACGCGGCCGGTGAGACGTTGCTGGTGTTCACGTTCGAGCATGACCTGCATCAGCTTGTGAGACATTTTCCAGGCCGTCGTTTGCGTGACACCAAGTCTGCGGGCTAATTCGACACTGGAGATGCCGCCCTTGCTTTGAGTGAGGTGATAAATGGCGCGGAACCACTTCTTGAGGGGAACTTTGGTGGAAGCGAAGATTGTGCCAGCGGTCACCGAAGTCTGCGTACGGCAATGTGAGCACTGAAAGAGCCGTCGCCTGCCAACAATAAGCAGCGAGTACTTATCCCTGCCGCAAATTGGACAAACGAATCCTTCGGGCCAACGCCATTGCACGAGGTGTGCCCAGCATTTCTCCTCGGTGCCGAATTGCGCCTCAAACGCATCTTCGCTCATACCCTTCTGGAATTGCACAATGTTTCTTGCCATATCCAGCGCCTCCAACCCCCAGAAAATA
Proteins encoded in this window:
- a CDS encoding IS1595 family transposase, translating into MARNIVQFQKGMSEDAFEAQFGTEEKCWAHLVQWRWPEGFVCPICGRDKYSLLIVGRRRLFQCSHCRTQTSVTAGTIFASTKVPLKKWFRAIYHLTQSKGGISSVELARRLGVTQTTAWKMSHKLMQVMLEREHQQRLTGRVEMDDAYLGGKRRGGKRGRGAPGKIPFIAAVETTKSGQPHKMKLCRVKGFRRNEVQRASQKILRSGTLVVTDRLPCFSEVQAAGCRHEPVQDSGRKAVQDSVFKWVNTMLGNVKSALLGTYRAVRGKHVSRYLASFGYRFNRRYDLATMLTRLAWVSLRTPPMPYRLLKLAEDCA